DNA sequence from the Paenibacillus physcomitrellae genome:
GGCCCGGCAGGGACGGTTTGCCTGCATAGATCTTATGCGAAATATAACGCAGGTCGGTGACGGTGGAACCGTCCTCCTGACCGATCTGATAAGCGGGTGCGCCGAAATCCCCTGTACCGAACCCCGGATACTCCTGCGGCAGGGTGTCCAGCGAGATGTCGTGATCCTTCGGATCGACGTTTGGGGCGAACGCCCGGCCAACAAAAGCGAGCGGGCTGCTGTCCCGGTAAGCTTTGATTTTTTTGCCCCAATAAAGATGGGCTACGAATTCTCCTTTTACAATCTGCAGCACATAGCTGGAATTAGCGGACTGCAGGTGAAAGACGCGCTGCTCCGCATCAAAATGAATAGCCATATTCACTTGTCCTCCTAATCTCGAAAAATAATTGCTTTACTTTCAGTCTGTTGTTCGCGGTATCGTAAATCCTAATTTATAAGCTATAATCAGGATAAAGCGCTTCAATTACGGGAACAAGAGTAAGATATTTTTGAAGAAAGGTAGAATATTGCTATGACTAATAGCTGCCGCAGACAAACCTCGGTTTCGTTCCATTTTGTGCTACCTATGCCGATGATGATGCTCAAGGCCATCGGCTGGGAGATGGTAACGAGTCATGAATATGTATGGGATGGCCGGAACCGGCCCGGCGATCACTGTATTCTGCAGATCACGCTGGCAGGGCGGGGCGAGATTGAGCTGAATGGGCGGAAGCACGTTCTTGAACCTGGCCATGTCTTCCTGGTAGATGTGCCGGGCAGTCACGTCTACCGGCTGCCTGAGAGCTCATCAAGCTGGGAACTGCTGTATGTGGAGCTGTCGCATGATGCGCTGGGCTTCTGGAAGGAACTGATAGCTGCTGAGGGACCGGTTGTCCGGATCGGGCTGGACTCGGCTTTCATGAAGCTGATGTGGCGAATTTACGACGAGGCAGTGCAAGACCGCTATAAAGACATTTATCAATGCTCCGAGGCTGCCTACTCGATCGTCATGCAGCTGGCCAGTCTGTTTGAGAGCCGCCGGGGGAACCGCAGGCTGCCAGCCGCGGTCGAGAAATGCAAGCTGTTCATTGAGGAGCGCTTCAGCGAACCGGTCGGGCTGGACGAAATGGCGCAGGCGGCGGGCTGCTCCAAATATCACCTGACCCGGGAATGCGAGCGTACCCTCGGAGCTACACCAGGCCGCTACTTGACGATGGTACGGCTTGAGCGCGCTTCGGTGCTGCTGCTCTCGCCGGAGGCATGGACGCTGGAGGAGGTAGCGGCGATGACGGGTTTCTCGAATGCCAATTATTTCGGCAAGGTGTTCCGCAGGCATACTGGTATGTCACCCGGCGAATTCCGGCACGGCAGCGATCTCTATGAGATCCGGCGGATGCTTTTTCCAAGTTAAAACCGACCCATCAGGAGCTAAAGGGGGCTAAAGCCGATGTTTCATTACCCGGCTGGAGCGGGCAGCAGCCGTGGATGATTCCTGGCCCATTGAAGCTGGAGCTTTCATAAACGTGGTTTCTCTGTTTGATCCACAAGGGCTTTTTGAGCAGGCGAGATCCCTTGCCCTTTCGATATCGGAAGCTTCAATTAAAGAGGTTATGCGTGAGTTTATGATTTGGGAGCCCTATGAAACGATGGGGAAACTCAGAAACAGCCGCCAAACCGGCAGCTTCAGCTATCTGCCCAGGGCAGCTTATGATTTGAAGTGGCAGACAGCCAAGCTGATCGGCCTGGCCAACCGACATTACTACAGTACACGCGCCAAAACCTTAGAGGAGTCGGTGGCTATGTCCAGCAAACCGGAGGGGTACGTAGAACTTGCCGAGCGGATCATGGACGGGGAATTAAGCGATAAGCAGCAAGTTTATGAGCTGTGCGAGCGGCTATGGACAGGTTTGAACGAGTGGATCGAGGAGCATGGGTAGCTTACATAAGCAGGGAACTGCCGATCTAAGCTGGTGATCTAAGCTGACGATCTAAACCGACGATCTAACCTTACTGCCTTCGGGGGACTTTTGCCTTCTGGAGCCCGTGTATTGGACTCTTGTTTAAAATATGCCGCCAATAGTTGTATAATAAAGTCGTATAATAAAAAAAGCTTTCTTCAGCTTCACATCTCATTTAGGAGGAAAAAGTCCGATGTATGAACATCTTGTTCTATTAAAAGTAAAAGACAGCTTTACCGCTCAGCAGCAGGAAGCAGCCGTAAAGAAGGCGCTCGCGTTTAAAGAAGCCGTTCCGGGCATCCTCAGCATTAGTGCCGGGATCATCGAAACGGAGAATCCTCAGCATAAACAGGGCTTTGCGCTTGCCCTCCGCCTCACCTTTGAAGACAAGCAGGCTTGTCTCGATTATGATGCCCATCCGGCTCATCAGGCGTTTCTGCAGGAAATCGGGCCGTATACGGAAGATATTATCATTGCGGATTATCCTTTTTAATTCGTATTAGCTCAGCAGCAAGTGAGCGTAAAGCAGGATATATGGAGAATAAAAGCTTGAAATAACGCTCAAAACATAATGCACGAAACATCACACTCGAAAAAGAAAAGGGCGGCACTTGATGTGCCCGCCCTTTTTTTTGCTGCGCTTATGCCTTAGCTTAAGCGGCTTGATTCTTTGTCTTGAATGACTGTCTGCTGCTGTCTGCTATACCGCTTTCTACTATTAAGTGTGTTATTCACTTCACTAGTATGAGGTTCGCTCTAATAGCAACAGGTTTGCTTCAATAGCAATAAGTTTGCTTGGTTAGCAATAGGTTCTTTCGTTTCAATAGCAATCTGCTCCGCTGCAACAGCCATCAGCTTTGCTTTCTACGCTTCGAATTTGAGCAGTCCCAGATCAAACTCTGGAATCAATCCTTCCGCACCGGCCCGGCCGAGCAGGGAAGAGATGGCTTTGTAGCCGTCTGTACCCAGATCGCGCGTAAACTCGTTAACGTACAGGTTGATGTGCTGCTGCGCTACATCGGGATCCATCTCCTGGGCGTGCTCCAGAATGTAGGCTTTGGAAGCCTCCGGATGGGCCCAGCCGTAATCGATTGAGGCGCGTACCCAGCCGGGGATTGGTGCCAGGTCAAGGGAACGCCGGGCAATGATCGCACCCAGCGGAATCGGAGTGCCGGTATCCTCTTCCCACCAGCTGCCTAGATCCTGAAGCAGGGCCAGTCCGTAGGACGGGTAAGTGAAGCGTGCTTCGTGGATGACCAGACCTGCGTCGATTTTGCCGTCGCGGACGGCCGGCATAATTTCGTCAAACGGCATGACGACGATTTCGCCTACACCGCCAGGCACCTTCTGCGCGGCCCACAGGCGGAACAGCAGATAGGCTGTAGAGCGGTCGCTCGGTACGGCTACCCGTTTGCCGGAGAGCAGCCCAGGGTCGGCTTCAGCGGACAGGCCGCTGCGTGTCAGCACGAGCGGGCCGCAGCCGCGTCCCAGCGCTCCGCCGCATGGCAGCAGGGCGTAATCCTTTAATACCCATGGCAGGGCTGCATAAGAGATTTTAAGCACCTCAGGGCCTTCGCCGCGGGCAGCCAAATGATTCGTAATATCAATATCCGCATAGGTTACGTTTAATTTAGGTGCACCTGGAACCAGGCCGTGCGCCCAGGCGTGAAACACAAACGTGTCGTTTGGACACGGTGAATAAGCGATGTTCATGATGCTAGTGTTGCTCATCCGTTAATCCCTCCAAGATTGTGTGATCGCTGCAAAAGCAGCTTCCAAAGCTTTCAAGGCATCCCCGATCCGCCACAAGGATTTGTCGCGCGGGCCGACGGCGTTCGAAATGGCCCGCAGCTCGAGGGCAGGCAGCCCGAAGTCAGCGGCTGCCGCGGCGGCGCCGAAGCCCTCCATGCCTTCGGAGGCCGCGCCGGGGAACCGCGCGGCCAGCATGGAGGCGGTGGCGGCCGAGCCGGTGACGGTCGCCAGCGTCAATGCCGGTCCCAGTGTGACCGGCAGTCCCGCGGCGGCCAGCATGCCGGCCGCCCGCTCCGCCAAAGCGCGGTCTACAGGCACGACCGCGCTGCCGAAGCCCAGCTCGTCCAGGCTGCTGAAGCCCTCCTGCGTCTCCGCGCCGAGGTCGGCCGCAGCAATCTCGCTGGACACAACCAGCGAGCCGATCTCCGCCCGGCCCGCATAACCGCCGGCGATGCCGGCGCTCACGACGAGGCTGTAGCGGCCGCTCCCTGCGGCCAGCAGTTTCGTCGTGCTGATGGCTGCCTGGACCGGGCCTACGCCGGCCAGGGCCACCTCAAAACGGCCGTCTCCGCCCAAGCCGCGGAGCACCGCTTCCGCTTCCGCCTCGACGGCGGTCATGACCAATATTTTATGGCTCTCATTATGGTGAAATTGGGGCATCTCGGCACAAACTCCTGTCTTTCATTCATGTTCTCGTATTCAACCTCATAGA
Encoded proteins:
- a CDS encoding helix-turn-helix transcriptional regulator, with amino-acid sequence MTNSCRRQTSVSFHFVLPMPMMMLKAIGWEMVTSHEYVWDGRNRPGDHCILQITLAGRGEIELNGRKHVLEPGHVFLVDVPGSHVYRLPESSSSWELLYVELSHDALGFWKELIAAEGPVVRIGLDSAFMKLMWRIYDEAVQDRYKDIYQCSEAAYSIVMQLASLFESRRGNRRLPAAVEKCKLFIEERFSEPVGLDEMAQAAGCSKYHLTRECERTLGATPGRYLTMVRLERASVLLLSPEAWTLEEVAAMTGFSNANYFGKVFRRHTGMSPGEFRHGSDLYEIRRMLFPS
- a CDS encoding kanamycin nucleotidyltransferase C-terminal domain-containing protein, translated to MDDSWPIEAGAFINVVSLFDPQGLFEQARSLALSISEASIKEVMREFMIWEPYETMGKLRNSRQTGSFSYLPRAAYDLKWQTAKLIGLANRHYYSTRAKTLEESVAMSSKPEGYVELAERIMDGELSDKQQVYELCERLWTGLNEWIEEHG
- a CDS encoding Dabb family protein, which gives rise to MYEHLVLLKVKDSFTAQQQEAAVKKALAFKEAVPGILSISAGIIETENPQHKQGFALALRLTFEDKQACLDYDAHPAHQAFLQEIGPYTEDIIIADYPF
- a CDS encoding 1,4-dihydroxy-6-naphthoate synthase — its product is MNIAYSPCPNDTFVFHAWAHGLVPGAPKLNVTYADIDITNHLAARGEGPEVLKISYAALPWVLKDYALLPCGGALGRGCGPLVLTRSGLSAEADPGLLSGKRVAVPSDRSTAYLLFRLWAAQKVPGGVGEIVVMPFDEIMPAVRDGKIDAGLVIHEARFTYPSYGLALLQDLGSWWEEDTGTPIPLGAIIARRSLDLAPIPGWVRASIDYGWAHPEASKAYILEHAQEMDPDVAQQHINLYVNEFTRDLGTDGYKAISSLLGRAGAEGLIPEFDLGLLKFEA
- a CDS encoding futalosine hydrolase produces the protein MPQFHHNESHKILVMTAVEAEAEAVLRGLGGDGRFEVALAGVGPVQAAISTTKLLAAGSGRYSLVVSAGIAGGYAGRAEIGSLVVSSEIAAADLGAETQEGFSSLDELGFGSAVVPVDRALAERAAGMLAAAGLPVTLGPALTLATVTGSAATASMLAARFPGAASEGMEGFGAAAAAADFGLPALELRAISNAVGPRDKSLWRIGDALKALEAAFAAITQSWRD